CCCTGCGGGCACCTACGACATCCGCTTCCGCTACGTAGGGTATGCTACTGTACAGGTGCAACGTACCTTTCCCCTGGCCGACTCGCTGCAGGGCCAGACGTTCTACCTGACGCCGTCGGCCGAAGCGATGGAAGAAGTCACCATCACCTCGACCCGCAGCACGCGCACCATCGCCGACCTTCCCACCCGGGTGGAGTTTATCGCCGGGGAGGAACTGGCCGAGAAAGGCAACATGAAACCCGGCGACATCCGCATGTTGCTCAACGAAAGCACTGGCATTCAGACCCAGCAAACGTCGGCCACCAGTTACAATTCCAGCATCCGCATCCAGGGACTGGACGGCAAATACACTCAGTTGCTCCGCGACGGATTGCCGCTCTACTCGGGCTTTTCCGGCGGGCTGAGCCTGATGCAGATCGCCCCGCTCGACCTCAGGCAGGTGGAGGTGATCAAAGGATCGGTGTCGACGCTCTACGGCGGCGGGGCCATTGCCGGGCTGGTCAACCTCGTCTCCAAGACCCCGGAGGAGGGGCCGGAGGTAAGCTTCCTTTTCAACGGCACCTCGGCGCTGGGCCTGGACGCGAGTGGCTTTTACGCTGAGAAATGGGGAAAAGTAGGGGCCACCGCGTTTGTCTCCTACAACAAAGGGACGCCCTACGATCCGGCCGACCTCGGCCTGACGGCCATTCCCAAATTCGACCGCCTGACGGTGCACCCCCGCCTGTTTTTCTATCCTTCCGAGCGCACCACGGCCTACGTCGGTGTGACGCTGATCACGGAAGACCGGTTGGGCGGCAACCTGGCGTATGTGCGTGGCGAGCCGGTCACGGATCCCTATTTCGAACGCAACCGGACCGCCCGTCTGTCGACGGAGTTTTCGCTGACTCATCAGGTGAACGACTATACTCGCCTGACGGTGAAAAACGCCATCAGCCACTACGACCGTCAGATCGACATTCCGGCGTTTACGTTTGCCGGAACGCAGCTCGCCTCTTTCAGCGAAGTCAACCTCTCGCACGTCCGTGGGTCGGCAGAATGGGTGGCGGGTCTGAACCTGTGGACCGATCAATTCTCCCAGGCGCAAGGAGAAACCGCATCGCCTCTCGATTACCAGCATACAACGGTCGGAGGGTTTGTGCAGAATACGTGGCGTGTTTCCGAGCAGTTTTCGCTGGAAAGCGGCCTCCGCACCGACTACCAACTGCCGTACGGATGGTTTGTGCTGCCGCGCCTTTCCCTGATGTACCGACCGGTTGAGGCGCTGACCTTGCGGCTGGGGGGTGGGGGAGGTTATAAGACGCCGACGCTCTTTTCGGAAGAGGCCGAGCGGCTACAGTTCCGGAATCTGCTGCCGCTGGGCGAAGATACCCTCCGGGCCGAGCGTTCACGCGGGGGCAACCTGGACGTCAACTACCGCCTACCCCTCACGGAAGAGCTGCTGCTGACGCTCAACACGCTGACATTCTATACCCAGATTCAGGACCCTTTAGCGCTGCAACGGACCGAAACGGGCTACTACGCCTTTCAGCAGCCGGACGGCTACGTGGACACTAAGGGTGTAGAGGTGAACCTGAAGTGGAGCTACCACGACCTCAACTGGTTTGTCGGCTATACCTACGCGGATGTGCGGGAGCACCGTCAGGGTCAGGTCAGCCGGGTTCCGCGGGTGGCGCGGCATCGGCTGAACAATGTGCTCATGTACGAGCAAGAGGAAAATTTCTGGATCGGACTGGAGGCCTACTACTATAGTCCCCAGCCGTTAAGCGACGGTCAGACCGGACGCGCCTACTGGATCCTGGGACTGATGAGCGAAAAACAGTGGGGTGAGCATTTTTCCGTGTTTCTCAACTTCGAGAATTTTCTTGACACCCGGCAGACGGCCTTCGATACCATTTACACGGGTAGCCTGAGCGATCCGCAGTTCCGCGACATCTACGCACCAGTGGATGGTTTCGTAATCAATGGAGGCATCAAACTGAAGTGGTAAAATTTCTTGGCCTCCAAGACTGTTCGCCACATCGGCTAACATGGGATGAACACGCTAACCAGTGTGGCAAGAAAGCTTGAATGATACTTGCCTTTCGGTTGACTGTATGTAATTTCTTAGAGTAGTTGCCTTTTTATTAAAGTGATCTGTCGGGCGTATCCAGGACCGGAATGGGCTGGCGATCGTCATCGATCGCCACGAGGGTAAATGTGCCGGATACGGCCCGCTCCCGGTGCTCGGCATACATCTCCTCCACGAACACGTCAACCTGGATTTTGAGGCTGGTGCGTCCCACATGGGCAATGTGCGCGATGAATTCCACCAAGGTGCCACTGGGAATCGGATGGTTGAAGTCGACCCGGTCGGAGGCGACGGTCACCATCTTTTTACGGGAGAAGCGGGTGGCGCAGATAAAGGCCACTTCGTCCATCACCTTCAGGGTCGTGCCGCCGAACAGCGTGTCGTAGTGATTCGTGGTGTGGGGAAAGACGGCCATAAAGACGCGGGTTTCCGCGCGGGTGCGTTTGTCGTCGGAGGTCATGCTTCGATTTCGATGGCGAGAAAATGGGTGAGTTGCTGCTCGGCGGTCAGCAACGGCATAATGCGCAGGCGACACCAGTACGGGGCGCCACTCTTGCGGTAGTTGAGCAGTGTCGCCCGTGCCGACTTGCCCGTCTGGAGCCGGTCGCGCAGGTAACGACGCGTGGTCGGATCGGTGGCCGGCCCCTGCAATAGAGAAGGCCGCTGGCCGATCACCTCTTCGGAGCGGTAGCCGGTGAGGGTGGTGAAGCTACGACTCACCCAGCAGATGTGTAGTGCGGCGTCGGTCAGTACCAGGGCGTAGCCCGGCTGAAGCAGCAGGGAGTAAGGCAGCTTCTGTTGCCACTGGTGCCGCTCCTGCCACTGACGCAGCACGTCGGCTTCCTGACGGAACAGGTGGTGGGTCCGGGCAGACTGCCAGGCGTAGACGTCCCAACTCAGCAACGGATGGGGCTGCGCGGGCTGGGCGTATTCGTGAGGAAAAGCAGGGAAAAAATCCATAAATCTTAGAAAGAGGCCCGCCACCCTCGGGTGGCGGGCCGGATGCATTAATGTAACTACAGAAGCGTCGGTGCGTATTCCTCCCGAAGTTGCCGGGCGACCAGCACCATGTTGCGCAGCGCCGCTTCGGTCTCGGGCCAGCCGCGGGTTTTCAGGCCACAGTCGGGGTTGACCCAGAGGTTACGCGCCGGAATCACCCGGGCGGCTTTTTCCATCAGCGCCTGCATCTCCTCCGCCGTC
The Catalinimonas alkaloidigena genome window above contains:
- a CDS encoding TonB-dependent receptor translates to MNLRFLGWLLLISGGLHAQSMFRATVKDQATQQPLPGVSVYLPALEKGAVTDPQGTALVTQLPAGTYDIRFRYVGYATVQVQRTFPLADSLQGQTFYLTPSAEAMEEVTITSTRSTRTIADLPTRVEFIAGEELAEKGNMKPGDIRMLLNESTGIQTQQTSATSYNSSIRIQGLDGKYTQLLRDGLPLYSGFSGGLSLMQIAPLDLRQVEVIKGSVSTLYGGGAIAGLVNLVSKTPEEGPEVSFLFNGTSALGLDASGFYAEKWGKVGATAFVSYNKGTPYDPADLGLTAIPKFDRLTVHPRLFFYPSERTTAYVGVTLITEDRLGGNLAYVRGEPVTDPYFERNRTARLSTEFSLTHQVNDYTRLTVKNAISHYDRQIDIPAFTFAGTQLASFSEVNLSHVRGSAEWVAGLNLWTDQFSQAQGETASPLDYQHTTVGGFVQNTWRVSEQFSLESGLRTDYQLPYGWFVLPRLSLMYRPVEALTLRLGGGGGYKTPTLFSEEAERLQFRNLLPLGEDTLRAERSRGGNLDVNYRLPLTEELLLTLNTLTFYTQIQDPLALQRTETGYYAFQQPDGYVDTKGVEVNLKWSYHDLNWFVGYTYADVREHRQGQVSRVPRVARHRLNNVLMYEQEENFWIGLEAYYYSPQPLSDGQTGRAYWILGLMSEKQWGEHFSVFLNFENFLDTRQTAFDTIYTGSLSDPQFRDIYAPVDGFVINGGIKLKW
- a CDS encoding acyl-CoA thioesterase: MTSDDKRTRAETRVFMAVFPHTTNHYDTLFGGTTLKVMDEVAFICATRFSRKKMVTVASDRVDFNHPIPSGTLVEFIAHIAHVGRTSLKIQVDVFVEEMYAEHRERAVSGTFTLVAIDDDRQPIPVLDTPDRSL
- a CDS encoding PAS domain-containing protein; translation: MDFFPAFPHEYAQPAQPHPLLSWDVYAWQSARTHHLFRQEADVLRQWQERHQWQQKLPYSLLLQPGYALVLTDAALHICWVSRSFTTLTGYRSEEVIGQRPSLLQGPATDPTTRRYLRDRLQTGKSARATLLNYRKSGAPYWCRLRIMPLLTAEQQLTHFLAIEIEA